Part of the Streptomyces sp. f51 genome is shown below.
GCGTGTCGTGGTCACTCTCTTTGACGACATCGACGGCTCGGAAGCGGCGGAGACGATCGCCTTCGGACTCGACGGCAAGTCGTACGAGATCGACCTCAATCCCACCAATGCCGAGGAACTGCGGAAGGCGCTCGAGCCGTACGTCGAGGCCGGCCGCAAGCGGTCGAAGTCCGGGAAGGCGTACACGCACACGGCGCTGACGCCCGATCCCGCCGCGGTCCGCGCCTGGGCCCGCTCCAACAAGATGGACGTGCCGCCGCGCGGCCGGATCCCCAAGAAGGTCTACGAGGCGTTCGCCGAGGCGCACTGAGCCCGCCCCAGGGCCCCGCGTCCCGGAGCCGCGCGGCCTTCCGCGGCCCCCGGAACAACCGACTTGCGCTGACCCCCGCCTGATCAGCTAGAGTCTGGAACACGCCGAGGGGCCAGGCCGAAAGGCCGGAACCCGAAGGTCGTGCGGGTGTAGTTCAGTAGCAGAACATCCCCCTTCCAGGGGGAAGGCGCAGTGTGCAATTCCTGTCACCCGCTCTGCATCGTCCACCGATCGCTTGTCGATCAGGTAGGGTGGTGCTCGCGCCGATCGGTGGAAGCCGGTCGGAGGCAATGCGGACGTAGCTCAGTTGGTAGAGCGCAACCTTGCCAAGGTTGAGGTCGCCAGTTCGAACCTGGTCGTCCGCTCAGCGAAGTAAAGGCCCCGGTCATCGACCGGGGCCTTTCTCGTATCCCCTCGCGTAACCCCGTATCCACCGGTGTTCTCCCGGCGGGATGCCGAGGGCTTCTGACATTTGTCATGCCGAGTGATGACACCGCGCACTGCTGTCGGGCCCCGTCCGCGCCGACGCTGATCCCATGAACACGAACGAGCGCGACCACGTGATCGAGGTCACTGATCTGCGGCGTGTGTACGGGGGCGGCGGAAGGGAATTCGAGGCTGTCCGCGGAGTCACCTTCTCCGTGGGCCGCGGTGAGATCTTCGCCCTTCTCGGCACCAACGGCGCGGGCAAGACCTCCACCGTCGAACTGATCGAGGGTCTGGCTCCCGCGACGGGCGGGCGCGTACGGGTCCTCGGGCACGATCCGTACACCGAACGCGCCGCCGTACGGCCCCGGATCGGCGTGATGCTCCAGGAAGGCGGCTTCCCGTCCGAGCTGACCGTCGCCGAGACCGCGCGGATGTGGGCGGGGTGCACCAGCGGCGCCCGGCCCGCCGATCAGGTGCTGGACCGGGCCGGACTCGCGCACCGCTCCGGCGTCCGCGTGAAGCAGCTGTCGGGCGGCGAGAAGCGGCGCCTGGACCTGGCGCTCGCGCTGCTCGGCGACCCCGAGGTCCTCTTCCTCGACGAGCCCACCACCGGACTCGACGTGGAAGGCCGCCGCAGCACCTGGGAGTTGGTCCGCGAACTCCGCGACGGCGGCACCACGGTCCTGCTGACCACCCACTACCTGGAAGAGGCCGAGTCGCTCGCCGACCGGCTGGCGATCCTGCACGAAGGACGGGTCGCGACCGTCGGCACCCCCGCCGAGGTGACCGCCTCCCAGCCCTCCCACGTCTCCTTCGAGCTGCCCGACGGGTACTTCCCCGGCGACCTGCCGCCGCTGCCGGAACTCGGCGTGAGCGGCCACGAGACGGCGGGCCGCAGGATCCGGCTGCGCACCGGCGACCTCCAGCGCACCGCCACCGCCCTGCTCGTGTGGGCCGAGCGGGCGCGCGTCGAGCTGCGGGGGCTCGACGTGCGCTCGGCCTCCCTGGAGGAGGCCTTCCTGCGGATCTCGCGGGACGCGGTGGCACACAGCACGGACGCACCGACGCAGACCGCGAAGACGCGGAAGGCACGCACGAGGGGAACGGCGGCATGAACGGAACAGCGGTCACCACCGGCGCCGGAACGGCGAGGACCACAGCCGCCGGCCGCACGCGAGCCCTGGCACGCGCCGAACTCACCCTGCTGGGCCGCACCAGGGCGACCCTCGCCGCGGCGGTGTTCGTACCGCTGGTCATGCCGCTCACGCTCCGCTCGGCCGTCGCCTCGATGCGCCTGAAGGGCACCGGACTCACCGTCGGCTCCGTCCTGCTCCCCTCCTCCTTCGGCTTCGCCCTCCTCTTCGCCGTCTACGGCTCCCTGGTCAGCGTGTACACGGCGCGCCGCGAGGAACTCGTCCTCAAACGGCTGCGCACCGGGGAGCTGCGGGACCTGGAGATCCTCGCGGGCGCCGCGCTGCCCTCGGTGGCGATCGGCCTCGCCCAGTGCCTGATCCTGACGGTCGCCTACCGCGCGACCCTCGGCGTCGGGATGCCCGCGCGCCCCGAACTCGTCCTGCTGGGGCTGCTGTCCGCGTTCGTCACCTGGCCGGCGCTCGCCGCCGTCACCGCGAGCATCAGCAGGAGCGTGGAGGGCGCCCAGGTGGCCGCCACACCCCTGACCCTGGTGTCGCTGGTCGCCTCGGGGGCCCTGATCCCCCTGGAGCTGCTGCCGGACGGCGTGGCCCCGTTCTGCGAACTGCTGCCGCTCACCCCGGTGATCACCCTGATCCGCGGCGGCTGGACCGGGCACCTCTCCGCCCACGACACCGTCGGCGCCCTCGTCACGGCGGTGGCCTGGACCGTGATCGCGGTGTTTGCTGTACGACGGTGGTTCCGCTGGGAGCCGCGGCGATGACCACGGACACGGGGGTGGGCATGGGCAGGCCGTCCGGCTGGTGGCGGGGCAAGAGCACACCGGCGAAGGTCGAGACGTACACCCGCTGGTCCTTCCACGTCTTCTCCCTCCTCGAAGCCGCCTCGATCGGGCTGCCCGTGTTCGGGAACCTGCCGACCGCCCGGGCCTGGGCGGTGCTCCTGCTGGTCAGCGGACACTCGGCGTTCTGCGCGGCGACCGCCTCACGGGCGCTGGACTGGACGCGCGGCACCCGGGAACGGCCCCGGCGCACCCTGCTCGCGCTGGCCGTGAGCACCTGCGGCGTGGTCGTCCTGGGCACCCTCCTGTCCGGCGCCCCCTGGCACCCGGCGGACGACGGCGCGTTCCTGGTCGCCTCCTCGCTGCTCGTCGGCGCCACGGCGTTCGGCACGGGCACGCTCGCGCTCGGGACCCGGGACGGGCGCCGGATGACGTACGTCGTGCTCGGCGCCTCCGCGGGCACCGGAGCGCTCGCCCTCCCCCTCGGTTTCCCCGCACCCGCAGCGCTCGTCACCGCCGTCCTGGTGCTGCTCACCGCCGGCTTCCTCGCCTTCACCGCGGCCTTCTCCGTCTGGCTGCTCGACGCCGTCTACGAACTCGACGAGGCCCGCGAGACCCGCGCCCGGCTCGCCGTCGCCGAGGAGCGGCTGCGCTTCGGCCGCGACCTGCACGACGTGATGGGCCGCAATCTCGCGGTGATCGCCCTCAAGAGCGAACTCGCGGTGCAGCTGGCCCGGCGGGGACGGCCCGAGGCCGTGGACCAGATGACCGAGGTGCAGCGGATCGCGCGGGAGTCCCAGCGAGAGGTGCGCGAGGTCGTACGGGGCTATCGCGACGCCGATCTCACCAACGAACTGGCCGGAGCCAAGGGCGTGTTGACGGCCGCCGGGATCGACTGCTCCGTCACCGGCACCGCCGCCGGGCTGCCTCCGCGGATCCAGTCGGCGCTCGGCTGGGTCGTACGGGAGGCGACCACCAACGTGCTGCGGCACGGGAACGCCGGGAAGTGCTCGCTGTCGCTGCGGGCGGCGCGGGACCGGGTGACGCTCATCGTCGAGAACGACGGGGTGCCGCGCGACGCGCTGCCGGACCCCGGACCGGGGAGGGGGAGCGGGCTCATGGGACTGCGCGAGCGGCTGGAGGAGGTGGACGGGGTGCTGCGGGCCGAGGTGAGCCACGGGACGTTCCGGCTGACGGCGGAGGTACCGCTGCGGCCGCCCTCGGGCACGGGAGCCGGCACTCCCGTCCCCGGCCGCACGACCAGGGGGCCCGAGGGGGCGCCTCCGGCGCTTCCGCACCAGGTGAAGGAGGTCACGCCATGACGGACGTACAGGACGGCGCATCCGGGGCCGCGGGGCCCGTGAGGCTGCTGCTCGCCGACGACGAACATCTGATCCGGGGCGCGCTGGCCGCGCTGCTCGGTCTCGAGGACGACCTGGTCGTGGTGGCCGAGGCGGCGACCGGACCCGAGGCGCTGGCGATGGCGAGGGCGCACGTGCCCGATGTCGCCGTGCTGGATCTTCAGATGCCGGGGGCGGACGGTGTGAGCGTGGCCACATCCCTGCGGGCCGAACTGCCGGGCTGCCAGGTGCTGATCGTGACCAGTCACGGGCGCCCCGGGCATCTGAAGCGGGCGCTCGCGGCGGGTGTGCGGGGGTTCGTCCCGAAGACGGTCAGTGCGCGACGGCTCGCGGAGATCATCCGTACCGTGCACGCCGGAAACCGTTACGTGGACCCGGAGTTGGCCGCCGACGCGATCTCCTCCGGGGACTCCCCGCTGACCGCGCGCGAGGCCGAGGTGCTCGAATTCGCCGCCGACGGCGCGCCCGTGGCGGAGATCGCGGAGCGGGCCGCCCTCTCGCAGGGAACGGTCCGGAACTATCTCTCCTCGGCCGTGTCCAAACTGGGCGCGGAGAACCGGCACACGGCAGTGCGTCTCGCACGGGCGCGAGGTTGGGTATAGTTGCTCTCGCGCCACGGCGCATGCGGACGTAGCTCAGTTGGTAGAGCGCAACCTTGCCAAGGTTGAGGTCGCCAGTTCGAACCTGGTCGTCCGCTCCGAAAAGAAGCCCCCGACTCCGGTCGGGGGCT
Proteins encoded:
- a CDS encoding sensor histidine kinase produces the protein MGRPSGWWRGKSTPAKVETYTRWSFHVFSLLEAASIGLPVFGNLPTARAWAVLLLVSGHSAFCAATASRALDWTRGTRERPRRTLLALAVSTCGVVVLGTLLSGAPWHPADDGAFLVASSLLVGATAFGTGTLALGTRDGRRMTYVVLGASAGTGALALPLGFPAPAALVTAVLVLLTAGFLAFTAAFSVWLLDAVYELDEARETRARLAVAEERLRFGRDLHDVMGRNLAVIALKSELAVQLARRGRPEAVDQMTEVQRIARESQREVREVVRGYRDADLTNELAGAKGVLTAAGIDCSVTGTAAGLPPRIQSALGWVVREATTNVLRHGNAGKCSLSLRAARDRVTLIVENDGVPRDALPDPGPGRGSGLMGLRERLEEVDGVLRAEVSHGTFRLTAEVPLRPPSGTGAGTPVPGRTTRGPEGAPPALPHQVKEVTP
- a CDS encoding ABC transporter permease, translated to MNGTAVTTGAGTARTTAAGRTRALARAELTLLGRTRATLAAAVFVPLVMPLTLRSAVASMRLKGTGLTVGSVLLPSSFGFALLFAVYGSLVSVYTARREELVLKRLRTGELRDLEILAGAALPSVAIGLAQCLILTVAYRATLGVGMPARPELVLLGLLSAFVTWPALAAVTASISRSVEGAQVAATPLTLVSLVASGALIPLELLPDGVAPFCELLPLTPVITLIRGGWTGHLSAHDTVGALVTAVAWTVIAVFAVRRWFRWEPRR
- a CDS encoding response regulator transcription factor — its product is MTDVQDGASGAAGPVRLLLADDEHLIRGALAALLGLEDDLVVVAEAATGPEALAMARAHVPDVAVLDLQMPGADGVSVATSLRAELPGCQVLIVTSHGRPGHLKRALAAGVRGFVPKTVSARRLAEIIRTVHAGNRYVDPELAADAISSGDSPLTAREAEVLEFAADGAPVAEIAERAALSQGTVRNYLSSAVSKLGAENRHTAVRLARARGWV
- a CDS encoding ABC transporter ATP-binding protein; amino-acid sequence: MNTNERDHVIEVTDLRRVYGGGGREFEAVRGVTFSVGRGEIFALLGTNGAGKTSTVELIEGLAPATGGRVRVLGHDPYTERAAVRPRIGVMLQEGGFPSELTVAETARMWAGCTSGARPADQVLDRAGLAHRSGVRVKQLSGGEKRRLDLALALLGDPEVLFLDEPTTGLDVEGRRSTWELVRELRDGGTTVLLTTHYLEEAESLADRLAILHEGRVATVGTPAEVTASQPSHVSFELPDGYFPGDLPPLPELGVSGHETAGRRIRLRTGDLQRTATALLVWAERARVELRGLDVRSASLEEAFLRISRDAVAHSTDAPTQTAKTRKARTRGTAA
- a CDS encoding Lsr2 family protein; this translates as MAQRVVVTLFDDIDGSEAAETIAFGLDGKSYEIDLNPTNAEELRKALEPYVEAGRKRSKSGKAYTHTALTPDPAAVRAWARSNKMDVPPRGRIPKKVYEAFAEAH